Within Chlamydia pneumoniae TW-183, the genomic segment CCTCCACTCGAACCAGCTTCTTCGCTTATATCTGAAGCCGATTGCCGCGTTGTTTCTTCTGTTGTTGTTACTTCAACCCATTCGCAGTTGAAATTTCCACACATTCTGAACCAAGAATTATTTGGGCAAACCATAGTCGTACCTTTTTAATATTTAGATTTATTTAGGTTTTAGAGAGTTGAAAAGAACTCTCTAAGAACAGGAAAAGAGTCGGTATGCTCTGCTTGCGACTGTGCTGTTTGGAATGGGAAACGAAGGGATCCCAGTGTCTATAGCACAGTAGAGTGAGGCTAAACGTCAAAATTGATTTGAAGAAATTTGAATTGCTGACAAGAGGGGGAGAGGAATTAAAAACGTCGGACGGAAGAAGATGTTTAGAGCATGTATAAAGAAAATTTTAAATTAGATGCATTATTTCATGGGTCTTACCTTATTTAGACTTAAGATGGTAAGGAAGTCTATAAAATCATTTTTTTTAAAATCTACGGAATTTAAAAAATTACTTGATAATGATGTGGAGTCGTAGAAGTGCAAACTCACTAGAAATTTCCTGAATTTGAGAAGGAGTTTAAAATAGGTATTCTTGAAAAGATCAATGCACGTGTAGTGGAAAGAAAGGCGTAACCTACACTGGAAGGAGTTTCTTTTAGAAGAAGGTTTCTTTTTTCGTTGTTAATGACAAAAACTCTCTAAGAACATCGTGTCAACCGTTTTTATTGTTGTGTTTATTTAAAAAAAAGATTATATCCTTCATGCAAATTGGTGCTGTTGGAAACAAATGTTGAAAATCCAGAAAAAAAGAATGTGTGTCAGCGTAGTCATCACGGTAGGCGCCATAGTGGGGTTTTTCAATTCTGCAGACGCAGCACCAAAGAAAAAGAAGATCCCTATACAGATTCTCTACTCCTTTACTAAAGTCTCTTCCTATTTAAAAAACGAAGACGCAAGTACTATATTTTGCGTCGATGTGGATCGTGGACTTCTCCAGCATCGGTATTTAGGTAGTCCAGGATGGCAGGAAACCAGACGTCGGCAGTTATTTAAATCCTTAGAAAATCAATCATACGGCAACGAACGTTTAGGAGAAGAAACTCTTGCTATTGATATTTTCAGGAACAAAGAGTGCTTGGAGAGCGAGATCCCAGAGCAGATGGAAGCTATCCTTGCAAATTCCTCGGCCTTGGTCTTAGGCATCTCTTCTTTTGGGATCACAGGAATTCCTG encodes:
- a CDS encoding DUF2608 domain-containing protein encodes the protein MLKIQKKRMCVSVVITVGAIVGFFNSADAAPKKKKIPIQILYSFTKVSSYLKNEDASTIFCVDVDRGLLQHRYLGSPGWQETRRRQLFKSLENQSYGNERLGEETLAIDIFRNKECLESEIPEQMEAILANSSALVLGISSFGITGIPATLHSLLRQNLSFQKRSIASESFLLKIDSAPSDASVFYKGVLFRGETAIVDALSQLFAQLDLSPKKIIFLGEDPEVVQAVGSACIGWGMNFLGLVYYPAQESLFSYVHPYSTATELQEAQGLQVISDEVAQLTLNALPKMN